A genome region from Geminicoccus roseus DSM 18922 includes the following:
- a CDS encoding TerC family protein codes for MDVLALLTDPAAWASLAALTALEIVLGIDNLIFLSIVASRLPAHQQNTARRLGLSLALLMRLGLLAGIAWIVGLTEPIASIGDFEISWRDIIMLGGGLFLLAKGTLEIHHTMEEQHTEASTAGRGFAMAIVQIVLLDIVFSLDSVITAVGMADHLSVMVTAVVISMIVMLVAAEPVGNFVNRHPTVKMLALAFLVLVGTMLVAEGLHFHVPRGYVYFAIAFSAGVEALNLMARRKRLVVKAN; via the coding sequence ATGGACGTTCTGGCGCTTCTCACCGATCCGGCCGCCTGGGCCTCGCTCGCCGCGCTTACCGCGCTGGAGATCGTGCTGGGCATCGACAACCTGATCTTTCTTTCCATCGTGGCAAGCCGGCTGCCGGCCCACCAGCAGAACACCGCGCGGCGGCTGGGCCTGTCCTTGGCGCTGCTGATGCGGCTGGGCCTGCTGGCCGGCATCGCCTGGATCGTCGGCCTGACCGAGCCGATCGCGTCGATCGGCGACTTCGAGATCTCCTGGCGCGACATCATCATGCTGGGCGGCGGGCTGTTCCTGCTCGCCAAGGGCACGCTGGAGATTCACCACACCATGGAGGAGCAGCACACGGAGGCTTCGACAGCCGGTCGCGGCTTCGCCATGGCGATCGTGCAGATCGTCCTGCTCGACATCGTGTTCTCGCTGGATTCGGTGATCACCGCGGTCGGCATGGCCGACCATCTGTCGGTGATGGTCACCGCCGTGGTCATCTCGATGATCGTGATGCTGGTCGCGGCCGAGCCGGTCGGCAACTTCGTCAACCGCCACCCGACCGTGAAGATGCTGGCGCTGGCCTTCCTGGTGCTGGTCGGCACCATGCTGGTGGCCGAGGGCCTGCACTTCCACGTGCCGCGCGGCTACGTCTACTTCGCGATCGCCTTCTCGGCGGGCGTGGAGGCGCTCAACCTGATGGCGCGCCGCAAGCGCCTCGTGGTGAAGGCGAACTGA
- the folK gene encoding 2-amino-4-hydroxy-6-hydroxymethyldihydropteridine diphosphokinase, whose translation MTEAAIALGSNLGDSRSILDRAVALIGQRIGPVTARSPWIETAALVHPDDPVREHPAYLNGALVAETELPAEEVLAELLEIERMLGRVRDPAAPPWQPREIDLDLILLGDQAVTLPGLTLPHPRMHERNFVLGPLAMIRPDWRHPLLGHSIQDLLSALDSGS comes from the coding sequence TTGACCGAAGCCGCGATCGCGCTTGGCAGCAATCTTGGAGACAGCCGGTCGATCCTCGACCGCGCCGTGGCGCTGATCGGCCAGCGGATCGGACCCGTAACGGCCCGCTCGCCCTGGATCGAGACCGCTGCCCTGGTCCACCCCGACGATCCGGTGCGCGAGCATCCCGCCTATCTGAACGGGGCGCTGGTCGCGGAAACGGAACTGCCTGCCGAAGAGGTCCTGGCCGAGCTTTTGGAGATCGAGCGGATGCTGGGACGGGTGCGCGACCCGGCGGCCCCGCCCTGGCAGCCGCGCGAGATCGACCTGGACCTGATCCTGCTGGGGGACCAGGCGGTGACCCTGCCCGGCCTGACCCTCCCCCATCCCCGCATGCACGAGCGCAACTTCGTGCTGGGCCCGCTGGCGATGATCCGGCCGGACTGGCGCCACCCGCTGCTTGGCCACTCGATCCAGGACCTGCTGTCGGCGCTCGACAGCGGCTCCTGA
- a CDS encoding calcium-binding protein, with protein MANLIAGTPSDDIINGTADADEIRGGLGNDQIWGHLGNDLIYGEDGDDVVNGGQGDDFIQGGIGNDRLFGASGKDVIEGGAGDDQIYGYDGDDILRGMDGNDVLSGQFGNDILLGGNGHDFMRGGEGSDILAGASGKDKLYGDAGADRLTGGDDDDTIRGGAGNDNIDGGTGNDVIWGDDSFGSATGDDIITGGQGDDIVRGEFGADLVFGAVGNDQLFGNDGDDRLHGGLGDDTVEGGAGNDLVDGKSGNDTLRGDAGNDRLTGGTGDDILDGGAGDDLLWGQWGNDTMTGGAGKDTFTILRVGGERDIITDFEVGSDQIVLRGGATAADAIAGARVVDGNTVIDLGQDHLVTVLGQTGIASNWFGA; from the coding sequence ATGGCCAACTTGATCGCAGGCACCCCCTCCGACGACATCATCAACGGCACCGCCGACGCCGACGAGATCCGCGGCGGCCTCGGCAACGACCAGATCTGGGGCCATCTGGGCAACGACCTGATCTACGGCGAGGACGGCGACGACGTCGTCAACGGCGGCCAGGGCGACGACTTCATCCAGGGCGGCATCGGCAACGACCGCCTGTTCGGCGCGTCCGGCAAGGACGTCATCGAGGGCGGCGCCGGCGACGACCAGATCTACGGCTATGACGGCGACGACATCCTGCGCGGCATGGACGGCAACGACGTGCTGAGCGGCCAGTTCGGCAACGACATCCTGCTGGGCGGCAACGGCCACGACTTCATGCGCGGCGGCGAGGGCAGCGACATCCTCGCGGGCGCGTCCGGCAAGGACAAGCTGTACGGCGATGCCGGTGCCGACCGCCTGACCGGCGGCGACGACGACGACACCATCCGCGGCGGCGCCGGCAACGACAACATCGACGGCGGCACCGGCAACGACGTGATCTGGGGCGACGACAGCTTCGGCTCGGCCACCGGCGACGACATCATCACCGGCGGCCAGGGCGACGACATCGTCCGCGGCGAGTTTGGCGCCGACCTGGTGTTCGGCGCGGTCGGCAACGACCAGCTGTTCGGCAATGACGGCGACGACCGGCTGCATGGCGGCCTGGGCGACGACACGGTCGAGGGCGGGGCCGGCAACGACCTGGTCGACGGCAAGAGCGGCAACGACACGCTGCGAGGCGACGCCGGCAATGACCGCCTGACCGGCGGCACCGGCGACGACATCCTCGACGGCGGTGCCGGCGACGACCTGCTCTGGGGCCAGTGGGGCAACGACACCATGACCGGTGGTGCCGGCAAGGACACCTTCACCATCCTGCGCGTCGGCGGCGAGCGCGACATCATCACCGACTTTGAGGTCGGCAGCGACCAGATCGTCCTGCGCGGCGGTGCCACGGCGGCCGACGCCATTGCCGGTGCTAGAGTGGTGGACGGCAACACCGTGATCGATCTCGGCCAGGACCATCTGGTCACGGTGCTGGGCCAGACCGGAATCGCCTCGAACTGGTTTGGCGCCTGA
- a CDS encoding aminotransferase class IV, with amino-acid sequence MDWIWQDGALRPEPEVRVDPADRGLLLGDGLFETMRARAGHVPLLERHLARLHDSAQALGLSLGHDPARLDNAIRDLLRAMGLTDAAVRLTLTRGPGPRGLLPPEPARPMLMIRAMPLAASPLPPVRAATAAIPRNERSPLSAMKTLNCLEQILCLRAARAAGQDDAVMLNGKGHLACATSANLFLVRDGALRTPSLACGILPGITRARLVEVWPGPVREEPLGPDDLLRADEAFLTNSLIGVRPLVALDGRPVGCGRPGPAAARAAVLLEEAGRDPP; translated from the coding sequence ATGGACTGGATATGGCAGGACGGCGCGCTGCGGCCCGAACCGGAGGTCCGGGTCGACCCGGCCGATCGCGGCCTGCTGCTGGGCGACGGCCTGTTCGAGACGATGCGGGCAAGGGCCGGCCATGTCCCGCTGCTGGAGCGCCACCTGGCGCGGCTGCACGACAGCGCCCAAGCCCTGGGCCTGTCGCTCGGCCATGATCCTGCACGGCTGGATAATGCCATTCGCGACCTGTTGCGGGCCATGGGCCTGACCGACGCAGCGGTGCGCCTGACCCTGACCCGCGGGCCCGGTCCGCGCGGCCTGCTGCCGCCGGAGCCGGCAAGGCCGATGCTGATGATCCGGGCCATGCCACTGGCGGCATCGCCGCTGCCGCCAGTGCGCGCCGCCACCGCCGCGATCCCCCGCAACGAGCGCTCGCCCCTTTCGGCCATGAAGACGCTGAACTGCCTGGAGCAGATCCTCTGCCTGCGGGCCGCCCGCGCGGCCGGCCAGGACGACGCGGTGATGCTGAACGGCAAGGGCCATCTCGCCTGCGCCACCAGCGCCAACCTGTTCCTGGTCCGGGACGGAGCGCTGCGCACCCCGTCCCTCGCCTGCGGGATTCTGCCGGGCATCACCCGCGCCCGCCTGGTCGAGGTCTGGCCAGGACCGGTCCGGGAGGAGCCGCTTGGCCCGGACGACCTGCTGCGCGCCGATGAGGCGTTCCTGACCAACAGCCTGATCGGCGTCCGCCCCCTGGTCGCCCTGGACGGCCGGCCGGTCGGCTGCGGCCGGCCGGGCCCGGCTGCCGCGCGCGCCGCTGTTCTGCTGGAGGAAGCAGGGCGGGACCCGCCCTAG
- a CDS encoding NAD(P)H-dependent oxidoreductase, producing the protein MPRRIAIIQGHPDPEDRHYCHALAKAYAQAAEEAGHAVRTIEIARLSFPLLTSKRAWDDPEVPPDIRESQATIAWAEHLVIVYPLWLGGMPALLKGFLEQVLRPGFAVGTGGRTRLLSGRTARIVVTMGMPALVYRWYFGAHSLRSLERNILRFVGIRPSGESLVGMVEGSEARRRRWLARMERLGRRGR; encoded by the coding sequence ATGCCCAGGCGGATCGCGATCATCCAGGGCCATCCCGATCCGGAAGACCGGCATTACTGTCATGCGCTGGCCAAAGCCTATGCCCAGGCGGCGGAGGAGGCCGGGCATGCGGTTCGCACGATCGAGATCGCCCGCCTGTCGTTTCCGTTGCTGACCAGCAAGCGCGCCTGGGACGATCCGGAGGTGCCGCCGGACATCCGGGAATCCCAGGCGACCATCGCCTGGGCGGAGCATCTGGTGATCGTCTATCCGCTCTGGCTGGGCGGGATGCCGGCGCTGCTCAAGGGGTTCCTGGAGCAGGTGCTGCGGCCAGGATTTGCCGTGGGGACCGGCGGGCGGACCAGGCTCCTGTCCGGGCGCACCGCGCGGATCGTGGTCACCATGGGCATGCCGGCCCTGGTCTATCGCTGGTATTTCGGCGCCCACAGCCTGCGCAGCCTGGAGCGCAACATCCTGCGCTTCGTGGGCATCCGGCCGAGCGGCGAATCGCTGGTCGGGATGGTGGAGGGCAGCGAGGCGCGCCGGCGCCGCTGGCTGGCGCGGATGGAGCGGCTGGGGCGCCGGGGCCGCTAG
- the ppsA gene encoding phosphoenolpyruvate synthase — protein sequence MAANRDVRWFSELTIGDVALVGGKNASLGEMVQELVPLGIPVPNGFAVTAEAFRDGLTRADAWPGLHEALDGLDKNDVRALARAGARCREIVYAAGLAPETEAAILTAHEQMRAEYGEDLSVAVRSSATAEDLPHASFAGQHDTYLNVRGPGMLLDAVRRCQASLFTDRAISYRIDQGFDHFQVALSVGVQKMVRADLASAGVMFSIDTETGFADAVFITGAWGLGENVVQGAVDVDEFHVHKPTFQAGKRCVLRRRLGGKKIKMVYAEGRTREPVTNRVTSAEERRRFCLDDAQVLQLADYAIRIEQHYSRQAGRPTPMDIEWALDGVDGRLYIVQARPETVTSRRSATLVEDFVLVGRSEVLATGRAVGTRIATGPARLITDLRGLEAFRDGEVLVADTTTPDWEPVMKRAAAVVTNRGGRTCHAAIVARELGIPAVVGAEGATTAVPDGAVVTVSCAEGDAGRIYQGAVPFRVESTDLASVARPSTEVMINLGNPDLAFGLARLPADGVGLARLEFIISEAIKAHPMALLHPERVPDPGERQAIQAMIADHASGAEFFVNRLSEGVGTIAASFWPRPVIVRLSDFKTNEYAALLGGRAFEPHEENPMLGFRGASRYAHPAYREAFGLECAAMRRVRDTMGLTNLKLMIPFCRRLDEADRVIAAMAEEGLRRGQDGLEIYVMCEIPANVLLIDQFAERFDGFSIGSNDLTQLTLGVDRDSQMVAFDFDERDPAVTAFLRQAVEGARRNGRHSGICGQAPSDYPEVAAFLVECGIDSISVTPDVLLRTIRHVHDAEQRLGRPGRR from the coding sequence ATGGCAGCGAACCGGGACGTGCGCTGGTTTTCGGAACTGACCATCGGCGACGTGGCGCTGGTCGGCGGCAAGAACGCCAGCCTGGGCGAGATGGTGCAGGAGCTGGTGCCGCTGGGCATCCCGGTTCCGAACGGGTTCGCGGTGACCGCCGAAGCGTTCCGGGACGGACTGACCCGCGCCGATGCCTGGCCTGGTCTGCACGAGGCCCTGGACGGACTGGACAAGAACGACGTGCGCGCCCTGGCGCGGGCGGGAGCCCGCTGCCGGGAGATCGTCTATGCCGCCGGGCTGGCGCCGGAGACGGAGGCGGCGATCCTGACGGCGCACGAGCAGATGCGGGCGGAATATGGCGAGGATCTCTCGGTGGCGGTGCGCTCCTCGGCAACCGCCGAGGACCTGCCGCACGCCAGCTTCGCCGGCCAGCACGACACCTACCTGAACGTGCGCGGCCCCGGCATGCTGCTGGACGCGGTGCGCCGCTGCCAGGCCTCCTTGTTCACCGACCGCGCCATCTCCTACCGGATCGACCAGGGGTTCGACCATTTCCAGGTCGCGCTGTCGGTGGGCGTGCAGAAGATGGTGCGCGCCGACCTCGCCAGCGCCGGGGTGATGTTCTCGATCGACACCGAGACCGGGTTCGCCGACGCGGTGTTCATCACCGGGGCCTGGGGGCTGGGCGAGAACGTGGTGCAGGGGGCCGTCGACGTCGACGAGTTCCATGTCCACAAGCCGACCTTCCAGGCGGGCAAGCGCTGCGTCCTGCGCCGCCGGCTGGGCGGCAAGAAGATCAAGATGGTCTATGCGGAAGGCCGCACCCGCGAGCCGGTCACCAACCGGGTCACCAGCGCCGAGGAGCGGCGGCGGTTCTGCCTGGACGACGCCCAGGTGCTGCAACTGGCCGACTACGCGATCCGGATCGAGCAGCACTACAGCCGCCAGGCCGGCCGGCCGACGCCCATGGACATCGAGTGGGCGCTGGATGGGGTGGATGGCCGGCTCTACATCGTCCAGGCCCGGCCGGAGACGGTCACCTCCCGGCGGTCCGCCACGCTGGTCGAGGACTTCGTGCTTGTCGGCAGGAGCGAGGTGCTGGCGACCGGGCGGGCGGTGGGCACCAGGATCGCGACCGGGCCGGCCCGGCTGATCACCGACCTGCGGGGCCTGGAGGCCTTCCGCGACGGCGAGGTGCTGGTCGCCGACACCACCACGCCGGACTGGGAGCCGGTGATGAAGCGGGCGGCGGCGGTGGTGACCAATCGCGGCGGGCGGACCTGCCATGCCGCGATCGTCGCCCGGGAACTGGGCATCCCGGCGGTGGTGGGCGCCGAGGGCGCCACGACCGCCGTGCCGGACGGGGCGGTGGTCACCGTGTCCTGCGCCGAGGGCGATGCCGGCCGGATCTACCAGGGGGCGGTGCCGTTCCGGGTGGAGAGCACCGATCTCGCCAGCGTCGCGCGGCCCTCCACCGAGGTGATGATCAACCTGGGCAATCCCGACCTCGCCTTCGGCCTGGCGCGGCTGCCGGCCGACGGGGTGGGCCTGGCCCGGCTGGAGTTCATCATCAGCGAGGCGATCAAGGCGCATCCGATGGCGCTGCTGCATCCCGAGCGGGTGCCCGATCCGGGCGAGCGGCAGGCGATCCAGGCCATGATCGCCGACCATGCCTCGGGGGCGGAGTTCTTCGTGAACCGGCTGTCCGAGGGGGTCGGCACCATCGCCGCTTCGTTCTGGCCAAGGCCGGTGATCGTGCGCCTGTCCGACTTCAAGACCAATGAGTACGCGGCGCTCCTGGGTGGGCGGGCGTTCGAGCCGCACGAGGAGAACCCGATGCTCGGGTTCCGGGGCGCATCCCGCTACGCGCACCCGGCCTACCGGGAAGCGTTTGGGCTGGAGTGCGCCGCGATGCGCCGGGTGCGCGACACGATGGGCCTGACCAACCTGAAGCTGATGATCCCGTTCTGCCGCCGGCTGGACGAGGCCGACCGGGTGATCGCCGCCATGGCCGAGGAGGGGCTGAGGCGCGGCCAGGACGGGCTGGAGATCTACGTGATGTGCGAGATCCCGGCCAACGTCCTGCTGATCGACCAGTTCGCCGAACGCTTCGACGGCTTCTCGATCGGCTCCAACGACCTGACCCAGCTGACGCTCGGCGTCGACCGGGACAGCCAGATGGTGGCGTTCGACTTCGACGAGCGCGACCCGGCGGTGACCGCCTTCCTGCGGCAGGCGGTGGAGGGGGCCAGGCGCAACGGCCGGCACAGCGGGATCTGCGGCCAGGCGCCGTCCGACTATCCCGAAGTCGCGGCCTTCCTGGTGGAATGCGGAATCGATTCGATCAGCGTCACCCCGGACGTGCTGCTCCGCACGATCCGCCATGTCCACGACGCCGAGCAGCGGCTCGGGCGGCCGGGCCGCCGCTGA
- a CDS encoding universal stress protein: protein MFRHLLIPTDGSALATAALQKGLRFAQEIGAQVTVLTVVEPFLPFSMTPYQVTETPSSFHEQAARHAQGILDAAWKEGQALGIDCGMVEVEHSQPHEAIIGTAAAKGCDLIAMASHGRRGMSALLLGSQTSRVLTHSKVPVLVYR from the coding sequence ATGTTCCGGCACCTGCTGATCCCGACCGACGGCTCGGCCCTGGCCACGGCGGCTCTCCAGAAGGGCCTTCGCTTCGCGCAGGAGATCGGCGCGCAGGTGACGGTGCTGACGGTGGTCGAGCCGTTCCTGCCCTTCTCGATGACGCCCTACCAGGTGACCGAGACGCCATCCAGCTTCCACGAGCAAGCGGCGCGCCACGCGCAGGGCATCCTCGATGCGGCCTGGAAGGAGGGGCAGGCGCTCGGCATCGACTGCGGGATGGTCGAGGTCGAGCACAGCCAGCCGCACGAGGCGATCATCGGCACGGCCGCGGCCAAGGGCTGCGACCTGATCGCCATGGCGTCCCACGGCCGGCGCGGAATGTCGGCCCTGCTCCTGGGCAGCCAGACGAGCCGGGTGCTGACGCACTCGAAGGTTCCGGTGCTGGTGTATCGTTGA
- the rdgB gene encoding RdgB/HAM1 family non-canonical purine NTP pyrophosphatase codes for MSRRFTEPKLVVATHNKGKLAELRALLGDYPVELVSAGDLGLPEPEETEATFEGNARIKAHAAARASGLPALADDSGMACAGLDGAPGVYSADWAGPGKDFGPAMARVVRELAERFGSFAEADRAAAFVSCLCLAWPDGHDEIVLARSPGQLVEAPRGPNGFGYDPIFVPDGFGQTFGEMDPAQKNAISHRTRAFQLLKERCFTPA; via the coding sequence ATGAGCCGCCGCTTCACCGAGCCGAAGCTGGTGGTCGCCACCCACAACAAGGGCAAGCTCGCCGAGCTGCGGGCACTCCTGGGCGATTATCCGGTGGAACTGGTCTCGGCGGGCGATCTCGGCCTGCCGGAGCCGGAGGAGACCGAGGCGACCTTCGAGGGCAATGCCCGGATCAAGGCGCACGCCGCCGCCCGGGCCAGCGGCCTGCCGGCGCTGGCCGACGACAGCGGCATGGCCTGCGCCGGGCTGGACGGTGCGCCCGGGGTCTACTCGGCGGATTGGGCGGGGCCTGGCAAGGATTTCGGGCCGGCGATGGCGCGGGTGGTGCGCGAGCTGGCGGAGCGCTTCGGCAGCTTCGCGGAAGCCGACCGCGCCGCCGCGTTCGTGAGCTGCCTGTGCCTGGCCTGGCCGGACGGCCATGACGAGATCGTCCTGGCGCGCTCGCCCGGCCAGCTGGTCGAGGCGCCCCGTGGGCCCAACGGGTTCGGCTACGACCCGATCTTCGTGCCGGACGGGTTCGGGCAGACCTTCGGCGAAATGGACCCCGCGCAGAAGAACGCGATCAGCCATCGCACCCGCGCCTTCCAGCTCCTCAAGGAGCGCTGCTTCACCCCGGCATGA
- the rph gene encoding ribonuclease PH: MRMDGRLAEALRPVTIEIGVNRHAEGSCIVSFGNTRVLCTATVEERVPPFLRNTGKGWVTAEYAMLPRSTHSRSPREVVKGRQSGRTMEIQRLIGRSLRAVTLVESMGERQIVVDCDVLQADGGTRTASITGAYVALHEALRKLVQKGALPSLPLREPVAAVSCGLVKGEALLDLDYLEDSGAEADANFVLTPSGKIVEMQVTAEEAPLEPAQIVAMQRLAEQGVRQLVERQLAALAEAGFA; this comes from the coding sequence ATGAGGATGGATGGTCGGCTGGCGGAGGCGCTCAGGCCGGTGACGATCGAGATCGGGGTCAACCGGCATGCCGAGGGCTCGTGCATCGTCAGCTTCGGCAACACGCGGGTGCTGTGCACGGCGACCGTCGAGGAACGGGTGCCGCCGTTCCTGCGCAACACCGGCAAGGGCTGGGTGACCGCGGAATACGCGATGCTGCCGCGCTCGACCCATTCCCGCTCGCCGCGCGAGGTGGTCAAGGGCCGCCAGAGCGGGCGGACCATGGAGATCCAGCGGCTGATCGGCCGCTCGCTGCGCGCCGTCACCCTGGTCGAATCGATGGGCGAGCGGCAGATCGTGGTCGATTGCGACGTGCTGCAGGCCGATGGCGGCACCCGCACCGCCTCGATCACCGGCGCCTATGTCGCCCTGCACGAGGCCCTGCGCAAGCTGGTGCAGAAGGGGGCTTTGCCGAGCCTGCCGCTGCGCGAGCCGGTGGCCGCGGTGTCCTGCGGCCTGGTCAAGGGTGAAGCCCTGCTCGACCTGGACTATCTGGAGGACAGCGGCGCCGAGGCGGATGCCAATTTCGTGCTGACCCCGTCCGGCAAGATCGTCGAGATGCAGGTGACCGCCGAGGAGGCGCCTTTGGAGCCGGCCCAGATCGTGGCGATGCAGCGCCTGGCCGAGCAGGGCGTGCGGCAGCTGGTCGAGCGGCAGCTGGCGGCGCTGGCCGAGGCGGGCTTCGCATGA
- a CDS encoding 2-keto-4-pentenoate hydratase, with the protein MTADAGMKAASDLLFRCWEEGWKLPSVPDEMRPRTRADGYEAQAFLEQRSASPLFGWKIAATSLAGQAHIGVDGPLAGRILQERVLPPGATVSLAGNAMKVAEPEFAFRMAQTLAPRPGDYGTDEVMAAVGSLHPAIEVPDSRFEDFVSAGEAQLLADNACAHQFVLGEPAPDGWRDLDLVTFAPKATVRRPGQPPTTRMGQGANVLGDPRVALTWLANELSRLSIPLQAGQVVTTGTCMVPLAVEASDEVEVDFGVLGGLRIAFGA; encoded by the coding sequence ATGACGGCCGATGCGGGGATGAAGGCGGCATCCGATCTGCTGTTCCGCTGCTGGGAGGAAGGCTGGAAGCTGCCCTCCGTGCCCGACGAGATGCGCCCGCGGACGCGCGCCGACGGCTACGAGGCCCAGGCCTTCCTGGAGCAGCGCAGCGCTTCGCCGCTGTTCGGCTGGAAGATCGCGGCCACCAGCCTGGCCGGCCAGGCCCATATCGGCGTGGACGGGCCGCTGGCCGGCCGTATCCTGCAGGAGCGGGTCCTGCCCCCCGGCGCCACCGTGTCCCTGGCCGGCAACGCCATGAAGGTCGCCGAGCCCGAGTTCGCCTTCCGGATGGCCCAAACCCTGGCGCCCCGTCCAGGAGATTACGGCACCGACGAGGTGATGGCGGCGGTCGGCAGCCTGCACCCGGCGATCGAGGTCCCGGATTCCCGCTTCGAGGATTTCGTCAGCGCCGGCGAGGCCCAGCTCCTGGCCGACAATGCCTGCGCCCACCAGTTCGTCTTAGGGGAGCCTGCCCCGGACGGGTGGCGCGACCTGGACCTGGTCACCTTCGCGCCCAAGGCCACCGTGCGCCGCCCGGGCCAGCCGCCCACCACCCGGATGGGCCAGGGCGCCAACGTGCTGGGCGACCCGCGCGTCGCGCTGACCTGGCTCGCCAACGAATTGTCCCGCCTGTCGATCCCGCTGCAGGCCGGCCAGGTGGTCACCACCGGCACCTGCATGGTGCCGCTCGCCGTCGAGGCTAGCGACGAGGTCGAGGTCGATTTCGGCGTGCTGGGCGGGCTGCGGATCGCGTTCGGCGCCTAG